The proteins below are encoded in one region of Peribacillus muralis:
- a CDS encoding Hsp20/alpha crystallin family protein, with protein MTSSEKNNNRTRSEPFTHFINKMDRLFSERPPKGMLQSLDEFFGSTKERGFPVDIQESNSEYILTATLPGIARNQISIDVLTQAVTISARQPEKPHKQHGPHGMFQKDGTTGSMSRTITFQKPIDDAHVTARHRDGILTLHLPKIRGNRIEIN; from the coding sequence ATGACCTCTTCTGAAAAAAACAATAATAGGACTCGAAGCGAACCGTTTACTCATTTCATCAATAAAATGGATCGGCTGTTTTCAGAAAGACCTCCTAAAGGCATGCTGCAATCTTTGGATGAATTCTTTGGTTCCACTAAAGAACGCGGCTTTCCGGTTGATATACAAGAATCAAATTCGGAATATATCCTGACAGCTACCCTGCCTGGCATCGCACGCAACCAAATATCGATTGATGTGCTGACACAGGCAGTGACCATATCGGCGAGGCAGCCCGAAAAACCGCATAAACAGCATGGCCCTCATGGCATGTTTCAAAAGGATGGCACTACAGGGAGCATGTCACGCACCATAACCTTTCAAAAACCAATTGATGATGCACATGTGACTGCACGCCATCGCGATGGCATCCTTACACTGCACCTGCCCAAAATTAGAGGAAATCGAATTGAAATCAATTAG
- a CDS encoding YppG family protein, producing MMRSGFNQFSPHPGQYPQSLPDYGGGYQQHMQYPLQNEQNHETFFPSYPQNSEGYMLPFHDNYQQGAYQPFQQSQPQTIPVSAQHPGNSVMQPMSPTPQMQPTQQMQPTPQMQLTPQMQPTPQMQPTQQMPQMHYMPHMQSNQYNQYPQQQAFSPFDNPLLPAKRPPIGQQQAHNPYPKQQFMQKPQPSGIKSVMNQFKTQDGSMDITKMMNTAGQMMNTVSQVSSMVKGVGGFFKV from the coding sequence ATGATGAGATCCGGTTTTAACCAATTCTCCCCACATCCAGGACAGTATCCTCAATCACTGCCGGACTACGGGGGTGGATACCAACAGCACATGCAGTATCCCTTGCAAAATGAACAGAATCATGAAACCTTCTTTCCCTCATATCCGCAAAATTCGGAGGGCTATATGCTGCCATTTCATGATAATTATCAGCAGGGTGCCTATCAGCCATTTCAACAAAGTCAGCCGCAGACAATTCCTGTAAGTGCGCAGCATCCGGGAAACAGTGTCATGCAGCCGATGTCCCCGACACCGCAAATGCAGCCAACGCAGCAAATGCAGCCGACACCGCAAATGCAGCTGACACCGCAAATGCAGCCGACACCGCAAATGCAGCCAACGCAGCAAATGCCGCAAATGCATTACATGCCACACATGCAATCGAATCAGTACAATCAGTATCCGCAGCAGCAAGCGTTCAGCCCTTTCGACAACCCACTGTTGCCAGCCAAAAGGCCACCTATTGGACAACAGCAGGCCCATAACCCTTATCCGAAACAGCAGTTCATGCAAAAGCCTCAGCCATCAGGCATCAAATCGGTGATGAACCAATTCAAAACCCAAGATGGCTCCATGGATATAACGAAGATGATGAATACAGCTGGACAAATGATGAATACGGTTTCTCAAGTTTCTTCAATGGTCAAAGGGGTAGGGGGCTTCTTTAAAGTTTAA
- a CDS encoding YppE family protein gives MEKEKLQRLTEELITYTAKANDIYEDVREEGKEKDFYAEVKPFADQVREACDEWEAGMKQWMRETEFKHLFPEQIEQTAHNLSDVAVQAFFPKTSYKRFKSHVQSVDFILHNVKAEIARILS, from the coding sequence GTGGAAAAAGAAAAGCTGCAACGATTGACAGAAGAATTAATAACATATACGGCAAAAGCGAATGATATCTATGAGGATGTTCGTGAAGAAGGAAAAGAAAAAGATTTTTATGCTGAAGTCAAGCCATTTGCTGATCAGGTAAGGGAAGCGTGCGACGAGTGGGAAGCTGGAATGAAGCAATGGATGAGGGAAACCGAATTCAAGCATCTGTTCCCTGAGCAAATCGAACAAACAGCCCATAACCTTTCCGATGTAGCCGTACAGGCATTTTTTCCGAAGACCAGCTATAAGCGATTCAAAAGTCATGTCCAATCCGTCGACTTTATTTTGCATAATGTAAAAGCGGAAATCGCACGGATATTATCATAA
- a CDS encoding DUF2515 family protein has product MHLSKTEKRLLHSIKVQTARANRDNISRTKAYEQFFKKHPEIQWSFLAGMVSRNAGWNMCDLEGIWFSRMLGLKYRRHLFLTYEEANWRIFQDAYPQLLLYHYSTRNGRPLFHLCRFFFITQFMTKAWNAFWKHGNKEKLVTALIINEQNIIEKPVIKKQSFVFHSLLFFLQDWMHFSTVLFPTCNGKLYGSSVSHFRNIDERIKLGKRLAGLLFSEELFPQFLEFSYRTEPTGARLDYEQYRDEPRFHETPMLRRVYPVISHQAGKTEQWDMFRRVKKDWFIEPEWEEDPQLTEWYDHKQKQLHLAVMVKNWIY; this is encoded by the coding sequence ATGCATTTGTCAAAGACGGAAAAGCGATTGCTCCATTCCATAAAAGTCCAAACAGCAAGAGCGAATAGAGATAATATATCAAGAACGAAGGCATATGAACAATTTTTTAAAAAACATCCCGAAATTCAATGGTCTTTTTTAGCAGGAATGGTCTCCAGGAATGCAGGCTGGAATATGTGCGATCTTGAAGGGATTTGGTTTTCCCGGATGCTGGGCCTTAAGTACAGGCGACACTTATTCCTTACATATGAAGAAGCCAATTGGAGAATATTTCAAGATGCATATCCGCAATTACTTCTCTACCACTATTCGACGAGGAATGGTCGCCCTTTGTTTCACTTATGTCGTTTTTTTTTCATTACTCAATTCATGACAAAGGCATGGAATGCCTTTTGGAAACACGGGAATAAAGAAAAACTGGTCACTGCACTTATAATAAACGAACAAAATATCATTGAAAAACCGGTTATCAAAAAACAATCCTTCGTTTTTCATTCTTTATTATTTTTCCTGCAGGATTGGATGCATTTTAGCACTGTGCTATTCCCCACCTGCAATGGAAAGCTCTATGGCTCATCCGTTTCCCATTTCAGAAATATCGATGAAAGGATCAAATTGGGGAAAAGGTTGGCCGGCCTCTTGTTTTCCGAAGAATTGTTTCCGCAATTTCTTGAGTTTTCCTATAGAACGGAGCCGACCGGGGCTAGACTTGATTATGAACAATATAGGGATGAACCGAGATTCCATGAAACTCCGATGCTGCGAAGAGTTTATCCGGTGATTTCCCATCAAGCAGGGAAGACAGAACAGTGGGATATGTTCAGGAGAGTAAAAAAGGATTGGTTCATTGAGCCGGAGTGGGAGGAAGACCCGCAATTGACCGAATGGTATGACCATAAGCAGAAACAGCTTCACCTAGCCGTAATGGTCAAGAATTGGATTTATTAG
- the recU gene encoding Holliday junction resolvase RecU: MAFHYPNGRRFEPQAMEEKKSPLKKISYSNRGKTLEDDLNETNQYYLAHGIAVIHKKPTPIQIVDVHYPKRSAAVIKEAYFKQASTTDYNGVYKGRYIDFEAKETKNGNSFPLKNFHDHQIEHMKHIVQHDGIAFVIIRFSAKDDIYLMSSEQLSFYWQRMKDGGRKSITLKEVENSSKKITLGFQPRIDYIKVVDSLIAENF, translated from the coding sequence GTGGCATTTCATTATCCCAACGGACGAAGATTTGAACCGCAGGCCATGGAAGAAAAGAAAAGCCCACTAAAAAAAATCAGTTATAGCAACCGGGGAAAAACATTGGAAGACGACTTGAACGAAACCAACCAGTATTATTTAGCACACGGCATAGCCGTCATCCATAAAAAACCGACACCGATTCAAATTGTCGATGTCCACTACCCGAAGAGAAGTGCTGCCGTCATCAAGGAAGCTTACTTCAAACAAGCATCGACCACTGATTACAATGGTGTTTATAAAGGAAGGTACATTGATTTTGAGGCAAAGGAAACGAAAAATGGCAATTCCTTCCCCCTCAAGAACTTTCATGATCATCAAATTGAACATATGAAACACATCGTCCAGCATGACGGAATTGCCTTTGTGATCATCCGGTTCTCCGCAAAGGATGACATATACTTAATGAGTTCCGAGCAATTGAGTTTTTATTGGCAGAGAATGAAAGATGGCGGACGAAAATCCATTACTCTTAAAGAGGTTGAAAACAGCTCAAAGAAGATTACTCTTGGCTTTCAACCGAGAATTGACTATATTAAAGTAGTAGATTCGCTTATCGCAGAAAATTTTTAG
- a CDS encoding PBP1A family penicillin-binding protein yields the protein MAEKYNTREERRKQGQSQKKVPKSGPKKSTNMLKRIFLILVTIGIVGLVTGGAALAYFISDAPKLDEKLLKDPVTSKILDENGKLLAEVGTENRDFVNYEDIPDLVEHAFLATEDSRFYKHHGVDFLRLGSAVIANVKNGFGSEGASTLTQQVIKRSYLTPDKTIKRKVQEMWLSIQLERKYTKEEIFEMYVNKIFFANRANGILTASRTYYGKDLNELKLNEAAMLVGLPQSPSRYDPYKYPERAKERRDIVLHLMNKHGYITEKEMKDAQAIDIKEGLQEIDKSQIDTTAYDAFIDLVIEEVGDMGDYNVFTDGLEIQTTIDKDAQEYVYKMLNSDEIINYPSKDLQAGITLLDTQSGEIKAVGGGRNTTVKRGWNYATDAKRSPGSTIKPILDYGPAVEYLNWSTYQPIKDEEYSYTNGTPLKNASGRHYGTVTIREALARSLNIPALKTLQEVGLDRARDFAVELGIPFDKEITESASLGGGKDVSTLELAGAYSSFGNNGTYNQPHSVKKIVLRDKTTIKNKTESKPVMKDSTAFIVTDMLKSVLNEPYGTGRLANIPGLPVAGKTGSTNFTPEQRAANNIPSSGVKDSWMAGYTTNYTVAVWAGYDNASGKKLEYLGDSSQRIPKAIFKNLMEHMAQTKETKDFDQPDSVVKVGVIKGSNPAVKANAYTPSSKITYEYYVKGHEPTQVTTEYEKIDKPSISASYDQEGNQINLSWAYPKGDGDTQFEVKMSVDGGAQSVLKKSKDTSLTIPKPNPGSKYTFSVVALADGQQSDPASTSVNIPAEAEDPEGTDDEIKDPAEDENPDQETPAEGDEDKQDEDKNNNGDTDNGNTDNNGNTDNNGNGNTDNNGNGNNPDDGKGKDDENGEDGNTGTDPGTVEEDKPAETPAPEPDPEKDKDQDNGNNG from the coding sequence ATGGCTGAAAAATATAATACTAGAGAAGAGCGCCGAAAGCAGGGTCAGTCTCAAAAAAAGGTCCCGAAAAGCGGCCCTAAAAAGTCAACCAATATGCTTAAGCGCATTTTCCTTATACTCGTAACGATCGGGATCGTCGGATTGGTTACAGGAGGCGCGGCTTTGGCTTATTTTATAAGCGATGCCCCCAAGCTCGATGAAAAGTTATTGAAAGATCCAGTCACATCCAAAATACTTGATGAGAATGGCAAATTGCTGGCTGAAGTCGGTACCGAGAACCGGGATTTTGTCAATTATGAAGACATCCCCGATCTTGTCGAACATGCCTTCCTCGCAACGGAGGATTCCCGTTTTTATAAACATCACGGAGTAGATTTCCTACGTCTGGGCAGTGCCGTCATAGCCAACGTCAAAAACGGATTCGGCTCAGAGGGCGCAAGTACATTGACCCAGCAGGTCATCAAGCGTTCTTATTTGACGCCTGATAAGACCATTAAAAGGAAAGTCCAGGAAATGTGGCTATCCATCCAGCTTGAACGGAAATATACAAAAGAAGAAATTTTTGAAATGTATGTGAATAAGATTTTCTTTGCTAACCGTGCAAATGGGATCTTAACTGCATCACGAACCTACTATGGAAAAGACCTAAACGAATTGAAATTGAATGAAGCGGCCATGCTTGTCGGGTTACCGCAAAGCCCAAGCCGTTATGATCCGTACAAATATCCGGAACGCGCGAAGGAACGCCGTGATATCGTCCTTCACTTGATGAATAAACACGGATATATCACCGAAAAAGAAATGAAGGATGCACAAGCGATCGATATAAAAGAAGGACTGCAAGAAATTGATAAAAGTCAAATCGATACGACTGCTTACGATGCATTCATTGACTTAGTAATCGAAGAAGTCGGTGATATGGGTGACTATAACGTCTTCACCGATGGTTTGGAAATCCAAACGACGATCGATAAAGACGCCCAGGAATATGTTTACAAAATGCTGAACAGTGATGAAATCATCAATTATCCAAGTAAGGATCTTCAAGCTGGGATCACCTTACTGGATACGCAATCCGGTGAAATCAAAGCAGTCGGCGGCGGCAGGAATACGACGGTCAAACGCGGCTGGAATTACGCCACGGATGCCAAGCGTTCACCAGGATCGACAATCAAGCCGATTTTGGATTACGGTCCTGCTGTAGAATATTTGAATTGGTCCACCTACCAACCAATTAAAGATGAGGAATATTCATATACCAATGGAACTCCGCTTAAGAATGCGTCAGGCCGACATTATGGCACGGTAACCATTCGCGAAGCGTTGGCGCGGTCATTAAATATCCCTGCCTTGAAAACACTTCAGGAAGTCGGATTGGACAGGGCACGAGATTTTGCCGTCGAGCTCGGCATTCCCTTTGATAAGGAAATTACCGAATCAGCTTCACTTGGCGGCGGCAAGGACGTATCGACCCTTGAACTTGCCGGGGCTTATAGTTCATTCGGAAACAACGGGACTTATAATCAACCGCATAGTGTGAAAAAGATCGTTTTACGTGACAAAACGACCATCAAGAACAAAACTGAATCGAAGCCAGTCATGAAGGATTCCACTGCTTTCATCGTGACGGATATGTTGAAGAGCGTCTTGAATGAACCTTATGGAACAGGAAGGCTAGCGAATATACCTGGTCTGCCTGTAGCCGGTAAAACGGGATCAACCAATTTCACGCCTGAACAGCGTGCAGCAAACAACATCCCCTCTTCCGGTGTTAAAGATAGCTGGATGGCTGGATATACAACCAATTATACAGTCGCGGTTTGGGCTGGTTATGATAATGCATCAGGCAAAAAACTGGAATACCTTGGAGATTCATCGCAAAGGATTCCTAAGGCGATCTTTAAGAATTTGATGGAGCATATGGCGCAAACAAAGGAAACGAAGGACTTTGATCAACCGGACAGCGTTGTGAAGGTTGGCGTCATTAAAGGTTCGAATCCAGCGGTAAAAGCCAATGCCTATACACCGAGCAGTAAAATCACTTATGAGTATTATGTTAAAGGCCATGAGCCGACACAGGTGACGACAGAATATGAAAAAATCGACAAACCTAGTATAAGTGCTTCTTACGATCAAGAAGGTAATCAAATCAACCTATCATGGGCATATCCTAAAGGTGACGGAGATACTCAATTCGAGGTGAAGATGTCCGTTGATGGCGGTGCTCAGAGTGTATTGAAGAAATCGAAGGATACTAGTTTAACGATTCCAAAACCAAACCCAGGAAGTAAATATACCTTCTCTGTGGTAGCTTTGGCGGATGGTCAACAAAGTGACCCTGCAAGCACCTCCGTGAATATCCCTGCAGAAGCGGAGGATCCGGAAGGTACGGATGATGAGATTAAAGATCCGGCTGAAGATGAAAATCCTGATCAAGAAACGCCGGCTGAAGGCGATGAAGATAAGCAGGATGAAGACAAAAACAACAATGGCGATACTGATAATGGCAATACCGATAATAATGGCAACACTGATAATAATGGGAACGGCAACACTGATAATAATGGCAATGGCAACAACCCGGATGACGGAAAAGGCAAAGATGATGAAAACGGTGAGGATGGGAATACCGGTACCGACCCTGGTACGGTGGAAGAAGATAAACCCGCGGAAACTCCTGCCCCTGAGCCTGATCCGGAAAAAGATAAAGACCAGGATAATGGTAACAATGGTTAA
- a CDS encoding YpoC family protein has protein sequence MTQFLSLKVPKQLNHPLFFPEKEIILETGHYAAWSESIPFEAFPFEVLYLNEVVSYTPWTKGAEHIKEILENWKQIETECRLLFSERKAGQTLELMKRGISLFLAAVFWLHGRPVMLRAWQEQMESFHTIPVNVAERLAFILSRPAFYPSYRQLSELFQEFEKQYAKYMMKHAHVKKNVQAEA, from the coding sequence TTGACGCAGTTCCTATCATTAAAAGTGCCCAAGCAATTGAATCATCCCTTATTTTTCCCTGAAAAGGAAATTATTTTAGAAACAGGACACTATGCAGCTTGGAGTGAGTCAATTCCATTTGAGGCTTTTCCATTTGAAGTCCTGTATTTAAATGAAGTGGTTTCATATACACCCTGGACAAAGGGGGCTGAGCATATAAAGGAAATTCTGGAAAACTGGAAGCAAATTGAGACGGAATGCAGATTGCTGTTTTCAGAACGGAAAGCAGGACAGACCTTAGAACTTATGAAGAGGGGAATCAGCTTATTTTTGGCAGCAGTTTTCTGGTTGCATGGAAGGCCTGTGATGCTGAGAGCCTGGCAGGAGCAAATGGAGTCCTTCCATACGATTCCGGTTAATGTGGCTGAAAGGCTTGCGTTCATCCTTTCCAGACCGGCTTTCTATCCCTCATATAGGCAGCTTAGCGAGCTGTTCCAAGAATTTGAAAAACAATATGCCAAATACATGATGAAACATGCACATGTCAAAAAAAACGTCCAAGCGGAAGCTTAG
- the nth gene encoding endonuclease III — translation MLNKAQIRYCLDTMGEMFPDAHCELNHSNPFELVIAVALSAQCTDVLVNKVTKDLFQKYKTPEDYISVPIEELENDIRSIGLFRNKAKNIQKLSRMLIDDYGKVVPRDRDELVKLPGVGRKTANVVVSVAYHVPAIAVDTHVERVSKRLGFCRWKDSVLEVEKALMVKVPKDEWSVTHHRLIFFGRYHCKAQSPQCEICPLLDLCREGKKRMKRKEAI, via the coding sequence ATGTTGAACAAAGCTCAAATTCGATATTGTCTGGATACAATGGGGGAAATGTTTCCCGATGCCCATTGTGAGCTGAATCATTCCAATCCATTTGAATTGGTGATTGCTGTTGCACTTTCAGCTCAATGTACCGACGTATTGGTCAATAAAGTCACGAAGGATCTTTTTCAAAAATATAAAACGCCTGAGGATTACATAAGCGTTCCGATAGAAGAGTTGGAAAATGACATTCGCTCGATCGGTTTGTTTCGTAACAAGGCTAAAAATATTCAAAAGCTTTCGCGCATGCTGATCGACGATTATGGGAAGGTAGTGCCCCGGGACCGTGATGAGCTAGTTAAATTACCAGGTGTCGGAAGAAAGACGGCGAATGTGGTCGTTTCCGTAGCCTATCATGTGCCAGCGATAGCAGTGGATACGCATGTAGAGCGTGTTTCCAAGCGTTTGGGATTTTGCCGCTGGAAGGATAGTGTCTTAGAGGTTGAAAAAGCATTGATGGTTAAGGTTCCGAAGGATGAATGGTCCGTTACGCATCACCGTTTGATCTTCTTTGGACGCTATCATTGCAAGGCCCAGTCACCACAATGTGAAATCTGTCCACTTCTTGATTTATGCCGTGAAGGAAAAAAACGAATGAAAAGGAAAGAAGCCATTTGA